One Hevea brasiliensis isolate MT/VB/25A 57/8 chromosome 5, ASM3005281v1, whole genome shotgun sequence genomic region harbors:
- the LOC110651886 gene encoding homeobox protein knotted-1-like 1 isoform X1, translating into MEDLYRLNPTIGCSDDIVTVENFPSNFTASTTTTTANHEFYTSVGNLLQFQAGNHAEVFESHMVDLNKTQISNHPRYPDLVSAYIECRKVGAPPEMASLLEQIGRENYSIKSCSSEIGADPELDEFMESYCEILHRYKEELSRPFDEATTFLSNIESQLSNLCKGTLTKTFDYGSDEAAGTSEEELSCGEVEASESQESSGGRSHDQDLKGMLLRKYSGYLSNLRKEFLKKRKKGKLPEDARMILLDWWSNHYKWPYPTEEEKAKLSKITGLDQKQINNWFINQRKRHWKPSEDMRFALMDSVSSSMGGHSYFDAGGGATGD; encoded by the exons ATGGAGGATTTGTATAGGCTTAATCCTACTATAGGGTGTTCAGATGATATTGTTACAGTTGAAAATTTCCCTTCAAACTTCACTGCTTCTACGACTACTACCACTGCTAATCACGAATTCTACACTTCAGTtggtaatttacttcaatttcaagCGGGTAATCATGCTGAAGTTTTTGAATCACATATGGTTGATCTAAACAAGACCCAGATCTCCAATCACCCTCGTTATCCAGACCTAGTGTCTGCCTACATAGAATGCCGAAAG GTTGGTGCACCACCAGAAATGGCGTCTCTTCTTGAACAAATAGGCAGAGAGAACTATTCAATCAAGAGTTGCAGCAGCGAAATAGGAGCTGATCCAGAGCTCGACGAGTTCATG GAATCATATTGTGAGATACTCCATAGATACAAGGAGGAGCTATCAAGGCCGTTCGATGAGGCGACTACATTCTTGAGCAACATAGAATCACAACTGAGTAATCTTTGTAAAGGAACACTGACAAAAACCTTTGATTATGGCTCTG ATGAAGCAGCAGGAACTTCAGAGGAGGAGTTGAGCTGTGGTGAGGTTGAGGCATCAGAAAGTCAAGAATCTTCTGGTGGCCGTTCTCATGATCAGGACCTTAAAGGAATGCTCTTGCGCAAGTACAGTGGCTATCTTAGTAATTTGAGAAAGGAGTtcttaaagaaaagaaagaaaggcaAACTACCGGAGGATGCAAGGATGATTCTTTTGGACTGGTGGAGTAATCATTACAAATGGCCATATCCTACG GAAGAGGAGAAAGCGAAGTTATCAAAGATTACTGGACTAGATCAAAAACAGATAAACAACTGGTTCATCAACCAGCGGAAGCGGCATTGGAAGCCATCTGAAGATATGAGATTTGCTCTTATGGATAGTGTCAGCAGCAGCATGGGAGGGCATTCCTACTTTGATGCTGGAGGTGGAGCTACAGGGGACTGA
- the LOC110651885 gene encoding nicotianamine synthase: MVCQEELLIQKVCGLYDQISGLESLKPSKDVDMLFTQLVLTCMPPNPIDVNKLSKKIQEMRSKLIRLCGEAEGLLEAHFSTILGSFETPLDHLNIFPYYSNYLKLSHLEFTILKQHYPHVPSQVAFVGSGPLPLTSIVLACKHLTTTSFHNYDIDPSANSRALRLVSSHPDISKRFFFHTTDILNVANGLKEFDVVFLAALVGMDKEEKIRVIHHLAKHMAPGAILLLRSAHGARALLYPVVDPCDLIGFEVLSVFHPTDEVINSVVIARKHQVPIQSSSIDQQALVPNIVQLPTKCSEIQAFNPLNHGNMVEELTIEEQL, from the coding sequence ATGGTTTGCCAGGAAGAGCTCTTGATACAGAAAGTCTGCGGCTTGTATGATCAAATCTCAGGCCTTGAAAGTCTCAAACCTTCCAAAGATGTCGACATGCTCTTCACACAGCTTGTTCTCACGTGCATGCCACCAAACCCTATTGATGTTAACAAGCTTTCCAAGAAAATCCAGGAAATGAGGTCTAAGCTCATTAGACTCTGCGGAGAAGCTGAAGGTCTCTTAGAGGCTCATTTCTCTACCATCTTAGGTTCTTTTGAAACCCCTCTTGATCATCTCAACATCTTCCCTTATTATTCAAACTACCTTAAGCTTAGCCACCTTGAGTTCACCATCCTTAAACAGCATTACCCTCATGTCCCTAGCCAAGTTGCCTTTGTGGGTTCTGGCCCTCTTCCCCTGACTTCAATTGTGCTAGCCTGCAAACACCTCACCACCACCTCTTTCCACAACTATGATATTGACCCATCAGCCAATTCCAGGGCTCTTCGCTTGGTCTCCTCTCATCCTGACATCTCCAAACGATTCTTCTTTCACACAACTGATATCTTGAATGTTGCCAATGGACTGAAAGAGTTTGATGTAGTTTTCTTGGCAGCTCTTGTTGGTATGGACAAGGAGGAAAAGATTAGGGTCATTCATCACTTGGCTAAGCACATGGCTCCTGGGGCTATTTTATTGCTAAGGAGTGCTCATGGTGCTAGGGCTCTTCTGTATCCAGTGGTGGATCCTTGTGATCTCATAGGATTTGAGGTTCTTTCGGTGTTTCATCCTACTGATGAAGTGATAAATTCAGTTGTCATCGCTCGTAAACATCAAGTGCCTATACAGTCATCATCAATAGATCAGCAAGCTCTTGTCCCCAATATAGTACAGCTGCCTACCAAGTGTTCTGAGATCCAAGCATTCAATCCCCTTAACCATGGAAACATGGTTGAGGAATTGACCATTGAGGAGCAACTCTGa
- the LOC110651886 gene encoding homeobox protein knotted-1-like 1 isoform X2, whose translation MEDLYRLNPTIGCSDDIVTVENFPSNFTASTTTTTANHEFYTSVGNLLQFQAGNHAEVFESHMVDLNKTQISNHPRYPDLVSAYIECRKVGAPPEMASLLEQIGRENYSIKSCSSEIGADPELDEFMESYCEILHRYKEELSRPFDEATTFLSNIESQLSNLCKGTLTKTFDYGSDEAAGTSEEELSCGEVEASESQESSGGRSHDQDLKGMLLRKYSGYLSNLRKEFLKKRKKGKLPEDARMILLDWWSNHYKWPYPTDHVHEQKGQVELMLVS comes from the exons ATGGAGGATTTGTATAGGCTTAATCCTACTATAGGGTGTTCAGATGATATTGTTACAGTTGAAAATTTCCCTTCAAACTTCACTGCTTCTACGACTACTACCACTGCTAATCACGAATTCTACACTTCAGTtggtaatttacttcaatttcaagCGGGTAATCATGCTGAAGTTTTTGAATCACATATGGTTGATCTAAACAAGACCCAGATCTCCAATCACCCTCGTTATCCAGACCTAGTGTCTGCCTACATAGAATGCCGAAAG GTTGGTGCACCACCAGAAATGGCGTCTCTTCTTGAACAAATAGGCAGAGAGAACTATTCAATCAAGAGTTGCAGCAGCGAAATAGGAGCTGATCCAGAGCTCGACGAGTTCATG GAATCATATTGTGAGATACTCCATAGATACAAGGAGGAGCTATCAAGGCCGTTCGATGAGGCGACTACATTCTTGAGCAACATAGAATCACAACTGAGTAATCTTTGTAAAGGAACACTGACAAAAACCTTTGATTATGGCTCTG ATGAAGCAGCAGGAACTTCAGAGGAGGAGTTGAGCTGTGGTGAGGTTGAGGCATCAGAAAGTCAAGAATCTTCTGGTGGCCGTTCTCATGATCAGGACCTTAAAGGAATGCTCTTGCGCAAGTACAGTGGCTATCTTAGTAATTTGAGAAAGGAGTtcttaaagaaaagaaagaaaggcaAACTACCGGAGGATGCAAGGATGATTCTTTTGGACTGGTGGAGTAATCATTACAAATGGCCATATCCTACG GACCATGTCCATGAGCAAAAGGGACAAGTAGAGTTGATGCTTGTAAGTTGA